TAAGGATTCCTAAAGCAAACATTGTCGAAGCAATTAGCGACGTTCAATGTAAAAGCTAAATCCACCGGCGGAACCCACTCAAACTTACAAACACTAGTTTAAATTCAGTCGCTTTTATCACTTGACTATCGTCTCAAATGCCCTGTTCACGCATTGTCATGTCGTCGTCGTCACATGTCGTTCGCGTCACCAACGTACCCTTCGTCAGGGCTCTCGGAGCAAATGTCTGAGGCGCACTTTGCGTTGGATACTTGCGGCAGAGGTTTGAGGACGCTCTCGTGCCTTCGCCAGGCAATCTGTCCGTAGTCTGGGTATCTACACAGCGAGTCTCCACTTGGTAACACCGGCCGGTCTCCGCTATCCCCACTGGCACCATTACCGCACAGGTACCCTTGGGGTTAACCCAGGAGGAGCAGGTCTCCGCGGGCACGCAGCACGGCCCCGCTGGCTCCGTCTTGTACCCCTCCGGCGGCGATGGAACGAACTCCTCATTGTAATACACTGTCCCGTTTCCTACAAATGCAATTTGCCGGTTCCGCGGCACAGGGTACCCTTCCAGCGTTCGCCTCACATTTGTTCCGTTAAACATTTCTAAATTGGCACAAGGCGGAGGCGTGTTGAATTCTGTATCCTTAGCAAATTTGCATACAAGTTTTTGTCCCTTCGGCCTATTGTGAGGCAAAGTTTGATAAAACGGTCCTACAACTGAATAATTGGACATGATGGGAGGACGGCAAGGGTGTTTCGGTAGGCCGTAATCGTAAGGGTAGCCCTCGCTGTCTAAAAAGCAGCCGGGGTTCAAGTGGACGTCGGCCGAGTGCTGGTACATGTTATTGAGCGGGTTGGGCGGGATCGCGGCTGTGGCTGCCGCCTGCTGATCCTGCCACGTGACCTGCCGCGGAGGTGTCGGCGCGGAAAACGTCGTCTCCTCTTCGAAGCCGTCACCGGCAGCGACTTGCGCTTTGTACACTGATAACGCGGTGTTTTCGTTTTGCGCATTGTTAGCGACGGTTTCCGCATCGCTAATAAGGTCAGGATTCCTGTCGACAAAGCCTTTCATGTTGTTGCTTTGATAGAGCTCTGTGGGCTCGTAGTCACGGCCCTGCACCATGTAGTGCAGCGAGTGGCGCGAATGCGCGTTCACGATCACTGAGCCGTTGTTTTTGGCCAACAGGCCGTTGTGCCGCGCGGCGGGTAGTAACTGGTTGCAAAGTGCCACGTCTTTGCCGCTCTCCTTTTTCTTACGACTTCTAGTGTCcgttttaaatttaagtagAAAAACTGCTATTATTGCTATCAGTAGGACGATAATTAGAAAAACTATTGTAACTATTACGACTAAATGTCTCTGAGGGAACGTCACTACTATAACTACGGGCTCCTCTTTGACAATTATTTTCACGGTGTAATTGGCTTGAGCCCGCCCCGCCGGGTTCTCCGCTACGCATGTGTAGGTTCCGTTGTGTTCGTTACCTACATTAAACATGAATAATTCACTTTTTTTGTCTGTTTCACCGCTTTCCACATAATACACGTCACGAAGTTCCGAAGGCTGATTAGAAGAATTGTGAATAATTAAACCTTGGTACAACCACGTTACTTTAGCCTCCGGGAAA
This sequence is a window from Choristoneura fumiferana chromosome 10, NRCan_CFum_1, whole genome shotgun sequence. Protein-coding genes within it:
- the kek2 gene encoding LOW QUALITY PROTEIN: leucine-rich repeat, immunoglobulin-like domain-containing kekkon 2 protein (The sequence of the model RefSeq protein was modified relative to this genomic sequence to represent the inferred CDS: inserted 1 base in 1 codon) is translated as MRMSLDMRLLALCTTCLLVPAIACPAQCICKWKNGKRYVECAEKELKTIPNSLDSETQVLEFSGNDLQVLQKETFHKLGLLDLQKIYLPRCRLQKIDNHAFKGLANLVELDLSSNYLTIVPSTNFVFFPSLMRLSLNNNPITSIKTNCFQRLSYLNTLELSDCKIETIENDAFAGLNHLEWLRLNGNRLSNIKGDNLFPDTLRGIELQSNNWNCDCHLKDLHSWLLNFNMPHAVEPICSLPERLQKRAVTAVADAELACLPKLAPASVYLETNESNNVTLECVVKAFPEAKVTWLYQGLIIHNSSNQPSELRDVYYVESGETDKKSELFMFNVGNEHNGTYTCVAENPAGRAQANYTVKIIVKEEPVVIVVTFPQRHLVVIVTIVFLIIVLLIAIIAVFLLKFKTDTRSRKKKESGKDVALCNQLLPAARHNGLLAKNNGSVIVNAHSRHSLHYMVQGRDYEPTELYQSNNMKGFVDRNPDLISDAETVANNAQNENTALSVYKAQVAAGDGFEEETTFSAPTPPRQVTWQDQQAAATAAIPPNPLNNMYQHSADVHLNPGCFLDSEGYPYDYGLPKHPCRPPIMSNYSVVGPFYQTLPHNRPKGQKLVCKFAKDTEFNTPPPCANLEMFNGTNVRRTLEGYPVPRNRQIAFVGNGTVYYNEEFVPSPPEGYKTEPAGPCCVPAETCSSWVNPKGTCAVMVPVGIAETGRCYQVETRCVDTQTTDRLPGEGXESVLKPLPQVSNAKCASDICSESPDEGYVGDANDM